The following proteins come from a genomic window of Salvia hispanica cultivar TCC Black 2014 chromosome 4, UniMelb_Shisp_WGS_1.0, whole genome shotgun sequence:
- the LOC125218677 gene encoding probable glutathione S-transferase: protein MSEVKLFGAWFSPYVRRVEMALNLKGVIYEYIEEDLKNKSPLFLQYNPVTKLVPVLVHNGKPIFESNVILEYIDEMWEGPSILPKDPYQRAMSRFWAKFVQDKCSEPLWKACWSAGEEREKAKKEAEEALKILENEIKGKKFFGGDNIGLVDYVANFIAFWIPILQDVVGFHILTQDKYPNIWKWSDELCNNSFVKKNLPEKEKVSSALKMAFQTGNLY, encoded by the exons ATGGCCCTCAATTTGAAAGGTGtgatatatgaatatatcGAAGAAGATCTCAAAAACAAATCTCCTCTTTTTCTACAATACAATCCAGTTACCAAGCTAGTGCCTGTTTTAGTTCACAATGGCAAACCTATTTTTGAGTCCAATGTGATTCTTGAATACATCGATGAGATGTGGGAAGGTCCTTCGATTCTGCCCAAAGATCCCTACCAGCGTGCCATGTCGCGTTTCTGGGCTAAGTTCGTCCAAGATAAG TGCTCGGAGCCGTTGTGGAAGGCGTGTTGGAGCGCAGGAGAGGAGAGGGAGAAGGCGAAGAAGGAAGCCGAAGAAGCACTGAAGATTCTAGAGAATGAAATCAAGGGCAAGAAATTCTTCGGAGGTGACAACATTGGATTAGTAGATTATGTTGCcaattttattgcattttggATTCCAATTCTCCAAGATGTGGTTGGATTCCACATTTTGACACAAGATAAATATccaaatatatggaaatggAGTGATGAATTGTGCAACAACAGCTTTGTTAAGAAAAATCTGCCTGAGAAGGAGAAAGTGAGTTCTGCATTGAAGATGGCTTTTCAGACAGGGAATCTCTACTAA